A segment of the Desulfocurvus vexinensis DSM 17965 genome:
TCGAGATTGTTCATCGCGTCCCCCTCAGTTGTCGATGGTGTCGGGACTGCCAGTGACGATGATGGCTCCGCAGGCGGTGATGTCGCCGATGCGGGCGTTGGGCAATCCTTCGGTGATGGTGTCGAAACTGCCGGTCACGATGGGCGTCACACCATGCCCCGGGATGGGACAGACGTGCAGGTCCCCCATGCGGGCCACCGGCATGCCGTTGTCCAGCGTTCGGCTTGCCCCGGTGATGATGACGCCGCCGTGACTGCTGATGTCGCCAAGTCGAGCCTGGGAGCTCATGGGTTCACCTTCAGCAACAGATGGATCAGAAAGCCGACGAGTCCGCCAATGGTGCTGCCGATGGTCAACACCAGGCCGACGATCTTCCACATGGTCTCGGTCCCCATCTTGGAGCCGACCCGGGCGTGCAGCCGGTCGATCTCCTCGGCGTGCCGGTGCAGATCGGAATAGATCGAGCGGACCAGTACCTCGACGTTTTCCTTGTCCGATTTCTTCTCGATTTCACGCTCGATCTTCTCGAGTCGGTCCTGGATTTCCCGGCGATGGTTTTCGAGGATGCTGCGGAATTCCTCCCGCCAATGATCGAAAGTCCGGGCCAGCAATTCCTCGCTGGCCGAGAG
Coding sequences within it:
- a CDS encoding PAAR domain-containing protein gives rise to the protein MSSQARLGDISSHGGVIITGASRTLDNGMPVARMGDLHVCPIPGHGVTPIVTGSFDTITEGLPNARIGDITACGAIIVTGSPDTIDN